One Romboutsia sp. 13368 genomic window carries:
- a CDS encoding ligand-binding sensor domain-containing protein, with the protein MVIKRHFKSLIATTLIGINVLSPMNNISYSQSKNLIFNNLNIEQGISQSSVDIIFQDSKGYIWLGTNDGLNRYNGYEFKIYNYEEYENSISGNGITDITEDKEGNIWVNTSKGVNKINTSTDEIFNYTELNEKINEDSTTEIIATKDNKILVGTYEGLNLYNPKEDRFELILEQKDGILSSCIYAITEDDNGNIWIGTESGINKLSKDFKILESYPLGESEIYNIFCDDDNGFVWAGSDSSGLLRIDTKTKKVKQYINNPDDKNSLPGNQVGDVLRDSKGNLWVGTTDGLARYDEEKDNFDIYKKKVYDKNSLVYDDVRTIIEDREGILWVGTYSGVSIFDTDSSIKYYNAGLDDEYLLSENMVHGIYEDKDGYLWVGSRNKGVNIIDRENNTSQSISMENNBVIQSNSINDITGYKDFIFIATDAGVLKIDKKEKTIRNYNLEDRLIGENVKDILVCNKNYLWIGSTNGLTLLDIENDKVIDMTNYVEEGSYVKHMHQGKDGSYYLGFYKDGGFGVIEPNAKETKYYKNIPNDKTSISNNRIRYINEDSEGNIWIGTSYGLNKYNPKTEKFERYTTQDGIANNTVYGVLVDNNDNIWISTNK; encoded by the coding sequence ATGGTTATAAAAAGACACTTTAAAAGTTTAATAGCAACAACGTTAATCGGGATTAATGTGCTTTCACCTATGAATAATATATCTTATTCTCAATCTAAAAACTTAATTTTTAACAATTTAAATATAGAACAAGGTATAAGCCAATCTAGTGTAGATATTATATTCCAAGATAGTAAAGGATACATATGGTTAGGAACTAACGATGGTTTAAATAGATACAATGGTTATGAATTTAAAATATATAACTATGAAGAATACGAAAATAGCATAAGTGGTAATGGAATAACAGATATTACAGAAGATAAGGAAGGTAATATCTGGGTAAATACATCTAAAGGTGTAAATAAAATAAATACATCTACGGATGAAATTTTTAATTATACAGAACTTAATGAAAAGATCAATGAAGATAGTACAACTGAAATTATAGCAACAAAAGATAATAAGATTTTAGTAGGTACATATGAAGGACTAAATTTATATAACCCTAAAGAAGATAGATTTGAACTTATACTAGAACAAAAAGATGGAATATTAAGTAGTTGTATATATGCAATAACAGAAGATGATAATGGTAATATATGGATAGGTACAGAATCTGGTATAAATAAACTATCTAAAGATTTTAAAATTTTAGAATCATATCCATTAGGAGAAAGTGAAATCTACAATATTTTTTGTGATGATGATAATGGTTTTGTATGGGCAGGATCTGATAGTTCAGGTTTATTAAGGATAGATACAAAAACTAAAAAAGTAAAACAATACATAAATAACCCTGATGATAAAAATTCTCTTCCTGGAAATCAAGTTGGAGATGTATTAAGAGATAGTAAAGGAAATCTGTGGGTAGGTACTACAGATGGACTTGCTAGATATGATGAAGAAAAAGATAACTTTGATATTTATAAAAAGAAAGTTTATGATAAAAATAGTTTAGTATATGATGATGTAAGAACTATAATAGAAGATAGAGAAGGTATTTTATGGGTTGGTACATATTCTGGTGTTAGCATATTTGATACAGATAGTAGTATAAAATATTACAATGCAGGTTTAGATGATGAATACCTATTAAGTGAAAATATGGTTCATGGTATTTATGAAGATAAAGATGGATACCTATGGGTTGGAAGTAGGAATAAAGGTGTCAATATAATTGATAGAGAAAATAATACATCACAGTCTATTAGTATGGAAAATAATRATGTAATACAAAGTAATAGTATAAATGATATTACAGGATATAAAGATTTTATATTTATAGCAACAGATGCTGGAGTATTAAAAATCGATAAAAAAGAAAAAACAATTAGAAACTATAATCTAGAAGATAGATTAATAGGAGAAAATGTTAAAGATATTTTGGTATGCAATAAAAACTATCTATGGATAGGAAGTACAAATGGATTAACATTACTTGATATAGAAAATGATAAAGTTATAGATATGACTAATTATGTAGAAGAAGGTTCATATGTTAAACATATGCATCAAGGTAAAGATGGAAGCTATTATTTAGGATTTTATAAAGATGGTGGATTTGGAGTTATAGAACCTAATGCTAAGGAAACTAAGTACTATAAAAATATACCAAATGATAAAACTAGTATAAGTAATAATCGTATAAGATATATAAATGAAGATTCAGAAGGTAATATATGGATAGGTACAAGTTATGGTTTAAACAAATACAATCCAAAAACAGAAAAATTTGAAAGATATACAACTCAAGATGGTATAGCTAATAACACTGTATATGGAGTATTAGTAGATAATAATGATAATATATGGATAAGTACTAATAAAG
- a CDS encoding ATP-binding protein: INTKNNNINNLSVTDGLQGNEFNGNAAFKSNSGELFFGGINGLNSFYPEDVISVDNKSRVVFDGFKVNHKEYSDINGLKLDNDADNIVIKFFTPVYSNNKNISYEYELIGTSSFKSTTKENQVVYNDLKSGKYTFKVRAVDSRGYISDVETIEFSIKYPFWMSPIACIIYLXIIILIIKNNKNKLKKLDRLVKSRTIELEEQMVKNEKLYNDNIQIEENKNKYLVNLSHELRTPLNVISSTNQLLLGLSQKDIIKNDKLAYYIDISERNCKRLLNLVNNILDHTKLQSRMYKLNLNEVDIIYLVEETSLTLIDYIKSKSIDIIIDPEVEEKIILCDAYEIERCIVNLVSNAAKFTPEGGSITITIKDLDDKVMISVLDTGVGIDEKYQKTIFDRFNQVENDEAKGGSGLGLSITSKIVELHKGEIYVESKLGEGSNFVIILPVDPNTN; this comes from the coding sequence ATTAATACTAAAAATAATAATATAAATAATTTAAGTGTTACAGATGGACTTCAAGGTAATGAGTTTAATGGGAATGCAGCTTTTAAAAGTAATAGTGGAGAATTATTCTTTGGAGGGATAAATGGATTAAATTCATTTTATCCAGAAGATGTAATTAGCGTTGATAATAAATCAAGAGTAGTTTTTGATGGATTTAAAGTTAATCATAAAGAGTACTCAGATATAAATGGATTAAAATTAGATAATGATGCAGATAACATAGTAATTAAGTTTTTTACTCCTGTATATTCAAATAATAAAAATATAAGTTATGAATATGAGTTAATAGGAACTAGTTCATTTAAATCTACAACTAAAGAAAATCAAGTAGTATACAATGATTTAAAATCAGGAAAATATACATTTAAAGTTAGAGCAGTAGATAGTAGAGGATATATAAGCGATGTTGAAACTATAGAGTTTTCTATTAAATATCCATTTTGGATGAGTCCAATTGCTTGTATTATATATTTAKCTATTATAATTTTAATTATAAAAAATAATAAGAATAAGTTAAAAAAGCTAGATAGATTAGTTAAATCAAGAACTATAGAACTTGAAGAACAAATGGTTAAAAATGAAAAGTTGTATAATGATAATATACAAATCGAAGAAAATAAGAATAAGTATTTAGTTAATTTATCTCATGAACTTAGAACTCCTTTAAATGTAATAAGTAGTACGAATCAATTATTACTAGGATTATCTCAAAAGGATATTATTAAAAATGATAAATTAGCTTACTATATAGATATTTCAGAAAGAAATTGTAAGAGATTATTAAATCTTGTTAATAATATATTAGATCATACTAAATTACAAAGTAGAATGTATAAGTTAAACTTAAATGAAGTAGATATAATATATCTAGTTGAAGAAACATCTTTAACTTTAATTGATTATATAAAGTCAAAATCAATAGATATTATAATAGACCCTGAAGTTGAAGAGAAGATTATATTGTGTGATGCTTATGAAATAGAAAGATGTATTGTAAATCTAGTAAGTAATGCAGCTAAATTTACACCAGAAGGTGGAAGTATAACAATAACTATAAAAGACTTAGATGATAAAGTTATGATTAGTGTATTAGATACTGGAGTTGGAATAGATGAAAAATATCAAAAAACTATATTTGATAGATTCAATCAAGTTGAAAATGATGAAGCTAAAGGCGGAAGTGGATTAGGTCTTAGTATAACTAGCAAAATAGTAGAGTTACACAAAGGTGAAATATACGTAGAAAGTAAATTAGGAGAAGGTAGTAATTTTGTTATAATATTGCCTGTAGATCCTAATACAAATTAA
- a CDS encoding triose-phosphate isomerase, with protein WAIGTGKTATSEDANDVIAYIRQVVANLYGDLANEVRIQYGGSVKPSNVAEIMNQSDIDGALIGGASLEANDYVKLVNFNDYVKLXYNKLYFFKRKVKTC; from the coding sequence TGGGCTATAGGAACTGGAAAAACAGCTACATCTGAAGATGCAAATGATGTTATAGCTTATATAAGACAAGTTGTAGCTAATCTTTATGGAGATTTAGCAAATGAAGTTAGAATTCAATACGGAGGAAGTGTAAAACCTTCAAACGTAGCTGAAATAATGAATCAAAGCGATATAGACGGGGCTTTAATTGGTGGAGCTAGTTTAGAAGCAAATGATTATGTAAAGCTTGTTAATTTCAATGATTATGTAAAGCTWRAATATAATAAACTATATTTCTTTAAACGTAAAGTAAAAACTTGTTAA
- a CDS encoding sensor histidine kinase, producing the protein MSIKNKLWLVIISSFMINCMVMLGYYKYNLHEKIENEINIKREQIDKDLNYLSNEIEKKESLENIEDIILNLEKKNSINIKIENINDDLIYEYTTQNNAYLNLTAVDLVKVNDDIYMITINFPIKINELTKIPILKDVLRIEIIIITITLILLSIILYQSIIKPILHLQKDIENYKFGIKPIKINRRDEIGWLKNNFFELTEKLDKEKQNQNRIIASISHDIKTPLTSILGYSERLQNKNMPEERKDRYIEIIYSKAQDIKELMYEFDEYLGNNLDSGINKEDICIKDLCDLINKEYKDELTYMDIEFEVNSNCDDEVLNIDISKLRRVFGNIIGNSIKNMKEHKKLIKIDFENIKDEIMISISDSGCGVDESDTEKIFEALYTSDKSRKVAGLGLSICKSIVKSHKGKIYAKNNSMGGLSIIIVLNKAVKVNSK; encoded by the coding sequence ATGAGTATAAAAAACAAACTATGGTTAGTTATAATATCTAGTTTTATGATAAATTGTATGGTTATGCTAGGATATTATAAATATAATTTACATGAAAAAATAGAAAATGAAATTAATATTAAAAGAGAACAAATAGATAAGGATTTAAATTATTTATCTAATGAAATTGAGAAAAAAGAAAGTTTAGAAAATATTGAAGATATAATATTAAACTTAGAGAAAAAGAATAGTATAAATATAAAAATTGAAAATATAAATGATGACTTAATTTATGAATACACTACACAGAATAATGCATATTTAAATCTTACGGCAGTAGATTTAGTAAAAGTAAATGATGATATATATATGATTACTATAAATTTTCCTATTAAAATAAATGAATTGACTAAAATACCAATACTTAAAGATGTTTTAAGAATTGAAATAATAATAATTACTATTACTTTAATCTTATTAAGTATTATACTTTACCAAAGTATTATAAAGCCTATACTTCATTTACAAAAGGATATTGAAAATTATAAATTTGGTATAAAGCCAATTAAAATCAATAGACGAGATGAAATAGGATGGTTAAAAAATAACTTCTTTGAACTTACTGAAAAGTTAGATAAAGAAAAGCAAAATCAAAATAGAATAATAGCGTCAATTTCACATGATATAAAAACACCACTAACATCTATTTTAGGGTATTCAGAAAGACTTCAAAATAAAAATATGCCAGAAGAAAGAAAAGATAGATATATAGAAATAATATATTCTAAAGCTCAAGATATTAAAGAGTTAATGTATGAGTTTGATGAGTATTTAGGTAATAATCTAGATAGTGGTATAAATAAAGAGGACATTTGTATAAAAGATTTATGTGATTTAATTAATAAAGAATATAAAGATGAACTTACATATATGGACATTGAATTTGAAGTAAACTCTAATTGTGATGATGAAGTTTTAAACATTGATATATCAAAACTTAGAAGAGTTTTTGGAAACATTATTGGAAATAGTATAAAAAATATGAAAGAGCATAAAAAACTAATCAAAATTGACTTTGAGAATATCAAAGATGAAATTATGATATCCATATCTGATAGTGGATGTGGAGTTGATGAAAGTGATACTGAAAAAATCTTTGAAGCTCTTTATACTTCTGATAAAAGTAGAAAAGTAGCAGGACTTGGATTATCAATTTGTAAGAGTATAGTTAAATCTCATAAAGGAAAAATATATGCTAAAAATAACTCTATGGGGGGACTTAGCATAATAATTGTTTTAAATAAAGCGGTAAAAGTAAATTCTAAATAA
- a CDS encoding sulfite exporter TauE/SafE family protein, translated as MLLYLVYILAGVGAGVVTGLAGLSAAVVITPLLVGVCGWQSYDAVTVALAADIVASLLTAYTYYKNKNIDLRNGSLVAITAFIGTIIGSYCGFLFSQSQPDGLGYISMATTILLGIKFLAKPIEEGHDAESAVEHITKSKVILAMICGVGIGWICGFTGSGGGVLMLTVFTLVIGYNLKVAVGTSTMIMTLVALVGAISHISMGAKVEIIPSLIVVIGCVIAAYVSAKFANKCDVKKLNKVVGICLSILGMITILLKVKSTLVVIICCVVSSFILIYFKFI; from the coding sequence ATGTTGTTGTATCTTGTTTATATTTTAGCGGGGGTTGGTGCTGGTGTTGTAACTGGGCTAGCTGGGCTTTCAGCTGCAGTTGTTATTACACCTTTACTTGTAGGAGTATGTGGATGGCAAAGTTATGATGCTGTAACAGTGGCACTTGCAGCAGATATAGTTGCTAGCTTATTAACGGCTTATACATACTATAAGAACAAAAACATTGATTTAAGAAATGGATCGCTTGTTGCAATAACAGCTTTCATAGGAACTATTATTGGTAGTTATTGTGGATTTTTATTCTCACAATCACAGCCAGATGGTTTAGGATATATCTCTATGGCAACTACTATATTATTAGGTATAAAGTTTTTAGCTAAACCTATTGAAGAAGGTCATGATGCTGAAAGTGCTGTAGAACATATAACTAAGTCAAAAGTTATTCTAGCTATGATTTGTGGAGTTGGTATAGGTTGGATTTGTGGATTCACTGGAAGTGGAGGAGGAGTTTTGATGCTTACTGTATTTACGCTTGTTATTGGATATAATCTAAAAGTTGCAGTAGGTACAAGTACTATGATTATGACATTAGTTGCTTTAGTTGGAGCTATAAGTCATATTTCTATGGGTGCTAAAGTAGAAATTATTCCAAGTTTAATAGTTGTAATAGGTTGTGTTATAGCTGCTTATGTTAGTGCTAAATTTGCAAATAAATGTGATGTTAAAAAGTTAAACAAAGTTGTTGGTATATGTTTAAGTATACTTGGTATGATAACTATCTTATTGAAGGTTAAATCTACATTAGTAGTTATAATATGTTGTGTTGTTTCTTCATTTATTTTAATATATTTTAAATTTATTTAG